From one Bradyrhizobium sp. Ash2021 genomic stretch:
- a CDS encoding Fic family protein produces the protein MYDAIDDPYTYENSTVLVNKLDLRDQDELDAYEAEISNARSGEPLPEGQLDFGHYCAVHHHLFQDVYIWAGKPRTARISKQGNPFCFPEHIEAQAAKLFGELKANSFLEDLDPDEFSTQAAHFLSELNAIHAFREGNGRTQLTFFAMLADNAGHPLGLEKLDPELMLNAMIESFEGDEEELARVIKGLIT, from the coding sequence ATGTATGACGCGATCGATGATCCCTACACCTACGAAAATTCAACGGTTCTCGTAAATAAGCTCGATCTGCGCGACCAGGACGAACTGGACGCTTACGAGGCGGAAATCTCCAATGCACGATCGGGGGAGCCCCTGCCGGAGGGCCAGCTTGATTTTGGGCATTATTGCGCCGTCCATCATCACCTGTTTCAGGATGTCTACATTTGGGCGGGCAAACCCCGCACGGCGCGCATATCGAAGCAGGGAAATCCATTCTGCTTTCCCGAGCATATCGAGGCTCAGGCCGCGAAGCTGTTCGGCGAGCTGAAGGCCAACAGCTTTTTGGAAGACCTTGACCCCGATGAATTCTCGACTCAGGCAGCGCATTTCCTGTCCGAGCTAAACGCTATTCATGCGTTCCGCGAAGGCAATGGCCGTACCCAGCTCACCTTCTTTGCCATGCTGGCCGACAACGCGGGTCATCCGCTCGGTCTCGAAAAGCTTGATCCCGAATTGATGCTCAACGCCATGATTGAGAGCTTCGAGGGTGACGAAGAAGAACTGGCCCGCGTGATCAAGGGCCTTATCACCTAA
- a CDS encoding M56 family metallopeptidase translates to MIAGPVTFGSTILLPPQCSDWDGLKRRAVLAHEGAHVANRDFYVLLLASLNRAVFWFSPFAWWHLTRLAELAEIISDARALEVLDDRLSYAEILLDLVQHVRPAPAPVGLEMARACTVRARVERILTTTTAPAKLGWRKRIWTAAAVLPVIVVSAGSITYTTAPVSPRAIDGAAAATVRMPEHVSFYSLGRASIFTVFREGDDLFGQLSGQRKLRLAAAGDGSYSYPMAAGRITLAVGSDREPSELTVSQNGRDMRAARIAELSLQGIEADAQLLDSYVGWYQLASGRVLTVTRDGERLQVRETGRPQVEVRAYGADAFSGGHDDLIIFLRDGQAKVTQLLLQDPSSGARLAPRVGVARAKAIEEEYARRIAEVPDRFRDQAPLPGSKEAILRGIEDLRRGAPNYDRMSASLGTKIRRQVSELQAIFNALGAVESIFFRGVGPGGYDVYGVKFANGFAEIRLLLGADGKADDVTFRADGNDAPGGTAACSQEQDLRPRADTTPVHVLFYNATGADIQLYQLNAEGKRTAHGTTIGENISSSVLTSVDAPWVVADTSGKCLEIVLPGQQTRYHTVEAARVDGQPEHPA, encoded by the coding sequence GTGATCGCCGGTCCGGTCACGTTCGGATCGACCATCCTGCTGCCGCCCCAATGCAGCGATTGGGATGGGCTGAAGCGCCGGGCGGTGCTCGCCCACGAGGGGGCCCACGTCGCCAACCGCGATTTCTATGTCCTGTTGCTGGCCTCGCTCAATCGTGCGGTGTTCTGGTTCAGCCCTTTCGCGTGGTGGCACCTGACCCGGCTGGCCGAACTGGCCGAAATCATCAGCGACGCAAGGGCGCTTGAAGTTCTGGACGACAGGCTGTCTTACGCCGAGATTCTGCTCGATCTCGTACAGCACGTCCGGCCGGCCCCGGCCCCGGTGGGGCTGGAAATGGCAAGGGCGTGCACGGTACGCGCGCGCGTGGAGCGCATTCTCACCACAACCACGGCGCCTGCGAAGCTGGGCTGGCGGAAACGGATATGGACCGCCGCGGCCGTCCTGCCGGTCATCGTCGTTTCGGCCGGCAGCATCACCTACACCACGGCGCCGGTATCGCCGCGGGCGATTGACGGCGCAGCAGCTGCGACGGTGCGCATGCCCGAACACGTCTCGTTCTATTCATTGGGCCGGGCCTCGATCTTCACCGTTTTCAGGGAAGGCGACGATCTGTTCGGACAGTTGAGCGGGCAACGGAAACTCCGATTGGCCGCGGCGGGCGATGGGAGCTATTCCTACCCGATGGCGGCCGGCCGGATTACCCTGGCTGTCGGCAGCGACCGGGAACCGTCCGAACTGACGGTGAGCCAGAACGGCCGCGACATGCGCGCCGCGCGGATCGCCGAATTGTCGTTGCAGGGTATCGAGGCCGATGCACAGCTGCTCGATTCATATGTCGGCTGGTATCAGTTGGCGTCGGGCCGCGTGCTCACGGTCACCCGCGACGGTGAGCGGCTCCAGGTCCGGGAGACTGGACGGCCGCAAGTCGAGGTCAGGGCCTACGGCGCCGATGCCTTTTCCGGCGGCCATGACGACCTCATTATTTTCCTGCGCGACGGCCAGGCCAAGGTGACGCAATTGTTGCTGCAGGACCCGTCGTCCGGCGCCCGGCTCGCGCCGCGGGTCGGCGTTGCCAGGGCAAAAGCGATCGAAGAGGAATACGCCCGGCGAATTGCGGAAGTCCCGGATCGCTTCAGAGACCAGGCCCCGCTGCCGGGCAGCAAGGAAGCCATCCTGCGAGGGATCGAGGACCTGCGGCGCGGCGCGCCGAATTACGACCGGATGAGTGCATCGCTGGGAACGAAAATCCGTCGCCAGGTTTCCGAGCTGCAGGCCATATTCAATGCGCTCGGTGCCGTCGAGTCGATCTTCTTTCGCGGCGTCGGCCCCGGTGGTTATGACGTCTACGGCGTGAAGTTCGCGAACGGTTTTGCGGAGATTCGGTTGCTGCTCGGAGCAGATGGCAAGGCCGACGATGTCACCTTCCGGGCAGACGGCAATGATGCGCCCGGCGGAACAGCCGCCTGTTCCCAGGAACAGGATTTGCGACCCCGGGCCGACACCACGCCGGTCCACGTGTTGTTTTACAACGCCACCGGCGCGGACATCCAACTGTACCAACTGAACGCCGAGGGAAAACGGACGGCCCACGGCACTACCATCGGCGAGAACATATCGTCCTCGGTCCTGACCTCCGTCGATGCTCCCTGGGTTGTCGCAGACACTTCCGGGAAATGTCTCGAGATCGTGTTGCCGGGACAGCAAACGCGTTATCACACCGTCGAGGCCGCCAGGGTGGACGGCCAGCCGGAGCACCCGGCGTAG
- a CDS encoding ABC transporter substrate-binding protein, producing MKRILTSVFACALAMSATSALAQGKPPLKLGGILDMSSLYADITGAGSETAAKMAAEDFGGEVLGRKIEIIAADHLNKADLAANIARDMIDNQGVEMIWDVAASATALAAGEIAKARGKIVIFNGPGSIRLSNEACGPYTVHYVFDTFAQANVTGLAAVKSGLDSWFFLTADYAFGQDLEKDTANVVVKTGGKVLGNVRHPLNTSDFSSFLLQAQASKAKVIGLANAGGDTVNAIKQAAEFGIMKGGQKVSPLLAFVTDIDSIGLETAQGLLLAEAFYWDLNDETRAFSKRFMERMKRVPTSAQAGVYSSVTHYLKAVKAAGTTDSAAVMKVMKETPVNDMFAHNGRIRDDGRMVHDMYLFEVKKPSESKGRWDDYKLLATVPGNEAFQPLEASRCPLVKK from the coding sequence ATGAAGCGAATTCTCACAAGCGTGTTCGCCTGCGCGCTGGCGATGTCGGCGACATCGGCGCTGGCGCAAGGCAAGCCTCCGCTCAAGCTCGGCGGCATCCTCGATATGTCGAGCCTTTATGCCGATATCACCGGCGCCGGCAGCGAGACCGCGGCGAAGATGGCGGCGGAGGATTTCGGCGGCGAGGTGCTGGGCCGCAAGATCGAGATCATTGCAGCCGACCATCTCAACAAGGCCGACCTTGCCGCCAACATCGCGCGCGACATGATCGACAACCAGGGCGTCGAAATGATCTGGGACGTCGCGGCGTCCGCGACCGCGCTGGCCGCCGGCGAGATCGCGAAAGCGCGGGGCAAGATCGTGATCTTCAACGGGCCCGGCTCGATCCGGCTCTCCAACGAAGCCTGCGGTCCCTATACCGTGCATTATGTGTTCGACACCTTTGCGCAGGCCAATGTGACCGGGCTTGCCGCGGTCAAATCCGGCCTCGACAGCTGGTTCTTCCTCACCGCGGATTACGCGTTCGGCCAGGACCTGGAAAAGGACACCGCCAATGTGGTGGTGAAGACCGGCGGCAAGGTGCTGGGCAACGTCCGACATCCGCTCAACACCTCGGATTTCTCGTCGTTCCTGCTGCAGGCGCAGGCCTCGAAAGCCAAGGTGATCGGGCTCGCCAATGCCGGCGGCGACACCGTCAACGCGATCAAGCAGGCCGCCGAATTCGGCATCATGAAGGGCGGCCAGAAAGTCTCGCCGCTGCTCGCCTTCGTCACCGATATCGACTCGATCGGGCTCGAGACCGCGCAGGGCCTGTTGCTCGCTGAAGCCTTCTATTGGGATCTCAACGACGAGACCCGGGCGTTTTCAAAACGCTTCATGGAGCGCATGAAGCGGGTGCCGACCTCGGCGCAGGCCGGCGTCTATTCCTCGGTGACGCATTATCTGAAGGCGGTGAAGGCGGCAGGCACCACCGATTCCGCCGCGGTCATGAAGGTCATGAAGGAGACGCCGGTCAACGACATGTTCGCCCATAACGGCAGAATCCGCGACGATGGCCGCATGGTGCACGACATGTATCTGTTCGAGGTCAAGAAGCCGTCGGAATCAAAAGGCCGCTGGGACGATTACAAGCTGCTCGCGACCGTTCCCGGCAATGAGGCGTTCCAGCCGCTGGAAGCCTCGCGCTGCCCGCTGGTGAAGAAGTGA
- a CDS encoding enoyl-CoA hydratase → MSQNEMVLQKLDQGLLTITMNRPDRRNALNPDMTRGLVEAARRAAEDHEVRAVLLKGAGGTFCVGGDVKSMAEGRAPLPFEAKMANLRRGMEVSRILHQMPKPVVAQVDGAAAGAGLSIALSCDLRVASASCKITTAFAKVGLSGDYGGTYFLTQLLGSAKARELYLTSPVLSAQEAYNLGIVTKVVPDAEVEEAAHDLAMSLAQGPSVTLGYIKRNINNAETMSLEECFDAEAIHHSRSGETDDHKEAAKAFVEKRKPAFQGH, encoded by the coding sequence ATGAGCCAGAACGAAATGGTCCTCCAAAAACTCGACCAGGGCCTCCTCACCATCACCATGAACCGTCCCGACCGGCGCAACGCGCTCAATCCGGACATGACGCGCGGGCTGGTCGAGGCGGCGCGGCGCGCGGCCGAGGATCACGAGGTGCGCGCGGTGTTGCTCAAGGGCGCCGGCGGCACGTTCTGCGTCGGCGGCGACGTGAAATCGATGGCGGAGGGGCGGGCGCCGTTGCCGTTCGAAGCCAAGATGGCTAATCTCCGCCGCGGCATGGAAGTCTCGCGCATCCTGCACCAGATGCCGAAGCCCGTGGTGGCACAGGTCGATGGCGCGGCGGCCGGCGCCGGGCTGTCGATCGCGCTGTCCTGCGATCTGCGCGTAGCCAGCGCGTCCTGCAAGATCACCACCGCCTTCGCCAAGGTCGGGCTGTCAGGCGATTACGGCGGCACCTATTTCCTCACCCAATTGCTCGGCAGTGCCAAGGCGCGCGAGCTTTATCTGACTTCGCCGGTGCTATCAGCGCAGGAAGCCTACAACCTCGGGATAGTGACGAAGGTCGTCCCCGACGCCGAAGTCGAAGAGGCCGCGCATGACCTGGCGATGTCGCTGGCGCAAGGCCCCTCGGTGACGCTGGGCTACATCAAGCGCAACATCAACAACGCCGAAACCATGTCGCTGGAAGAGTGTTTTGACGCCGAAGCGATCCATCACTCGCGTTCCGGCGAGACCGACGACCACAAGGAAGCCGCAAAAGCGTTCGTCGAAAAGCGCAAGCCCGCGTTTCAAGGTCATTGA
- a CDS encoding acetate--CoA ligase family protein: MPHPLDSFFAPESIALIGASRDQEKIPGRLLSMLRKNDYSGKLYPINPNYGDIDGLKCYRSIADVAQPIDLAVVIIPARAVLGALEQCAAAGVRNAVIISSGFAEEGGDSAAMQDAIVTLAKRTGMRISGPNAEGFYSQVQRVAATFSPTVDVKPDAPNLVATKRRIGIVAQSGGIGFAIYHRAKALGVALSYVVSAGNESDLGAGEFLDYMVQDASTDVILLFIEGIRDVDKFLAAAKRAAEMRKPVIVTKVGRSGAGERAAASHTASMAGWSAAYDAVFAKYGFIVSNDLDEAVTIAAVLTTNPLPKGDRVAVLTVSGGAGIWGADAVSMQGLKVPELSSSIQGEIKKLLPSYGAAGNPIDVTAQGVHSGGLQRSIDLLDVSDEVDAILVVLSLSSDIRMPFKEAELKPVLSAQNKPVVFYSYTLPSHFARSELAKSGAVVLSGLTHAGVAMRQAVDYAKFKLAPPADVAALPPRDLARFLTSPVLSEFDSKSLLRAAGIALADEVLVTERSGLDAAIARAGLPLVMKIQSPDIPHKSEVGGVRVNITTKGETFTAYGALLDSAQRHRPNAAIQGVLVGPMAKKGVEIIVGTLLDATFGPMIMVGLGGITTELFRDVIYRPAPVSTAGASAMLDALKAAPLLHGFRGAPKADVAALAQLISQISLLAAQHAGEISEIEINPALVHPEGQGVTIVDALVVGRK; the protein is encoded by the coding sequence ATGCCGCATCCGCTCGACAGTTTTTTCGCGCCCGAAAGCATCGCGCTGATCGGCGCCTCGCGCGATCAGGAGAAGATTCCGGGACGGCTGTTGTCGATGCTGCGCAAGAACGACTATTCCGGAAAGCTCTATCCGATCAATCCGAACTACGGCGATATCGATGGGCTGAAATGCTACCGATCGATCGCGGATGTCGCCCAGCCGATCGATCTTGCCGTCGTCATCATTCCGGCGCGCGCCGTGCTCGGCGCGCTCGAGCAATGCGCTGCCGCCGGTGTCAGGAACGCGGTGATCATCTCGTCCGGATTCGCGGAGGAGGGCGGCGACAGCGCGGCGATGCAGGATGCCATCGTGACGTTGGCGAAGAGGACCGGCATGCGGATCTCCGGTCCCAATGCCGAGGGGTTTTACAGCCAGGTGCAGCGCGTCGCGGCGACCTTCAGCCCGACCGTCGACGTCAAGCCGGATGCGCCAAACCTGGTCGCGACCAAAAGGCGGATCGGCATCGTCGCGCAAAGCGGCGGCATCGGCTTTGCGATCTACCATCGCGCCAAGGCGCTCGGCGTCGCGCTGAGCTACGTCGTCAGCGCCGGCAATGAGAGCGATCTCGGCGCCGGCGAGTTTTTGGATTACATGGTGCAGGATGCTTCCACCGACGTGATCCTGCTGTTCATCGAGGGCATCCGCGACGTCGACAAGTTTCTCGCGGCGGCAAAGCGCGCGGCGGAAATGCGAAAGCCCGTCATCGTGACCAAGGTCGGCCGCTCCGGTGCGGGCGAGCGTGCGGCGGCCTCGCACACCGCCAGCATGGCCGGCTGGTCGGCGGCCTATGACGCGGTGTTCGCCAAATACGGCTTCATCGTTTCCAACGATCTCGACGAAGCCGTGACCATCGCCGCGGTCCTGACCACCAATCCGCTGCCGAAGGGCGACCGCGTCGCGGTTCTCACCGTGTCCGGTGGCGCCGGCATCTGGGGCGCGGACGCGGTCTCGATGCAGGGACTGAAAGTGCCGGAGCTGTCATCGTCGATCCAGGGCGAAATCAAAAAACTGCTGCCGTCCTATGGCGCGGCGGGTAATCCGATCGATGTCACCGCCCAGGGCGTACACTCCGGCGGCCTGCAGCGGAGCATCGACCTGCTCGACGTCTCCGATGAGGTCGACGCCATCCTGGTGGTGCTGTCGCTGTCGAGCGACATCCGGATGCCGTTCAAGGAGGCGGAGCTGAAGCCGGTGCTATCGGCGCAGAACAAGCCGGTCGTGTTCTATTCCTACACGCTGCCGTCGCATTTCGCGCGCAGCGAGCTGGCGAAATCCGGCGCCGTCGTGTTGTCGGGATTAACACATGCCGGCGTCGCAATGCGGCAGGCGGTGGATTACGCCAAATTCAAACTGGCGCCGCCGGCGGATGTTGCGGCGCTGCCGCCGCGCGATCTCGCACGCTTTCTGACATCGCCCGTACTGTCCGAATTCGACAGCAAGTCGCTGCTGCGCGCCGCCGGCATTGCCTTGGCCGACGAGGTGCTGGTGACGGAGAGGAGCGGGCTCGACGCCGCGATCGCGCGCGCGGGCCTTCCGCTGGTCATGAAGATCCAGTCGCCTGACATCCCGCACAAGAGCGAGGTCGGCGGCGTCCGCGTCAATATCACCACCAAGGGCGAGACCTTCACCGCCTATGGGGCGCTGCTGGACAGCGCGCAACGCCACCGGCCCAATGCCGCGATCCAGGGCGTGCTGGTCGGGCCGATGGCCAAAAAAGGCGTCGAGATCATCGTCGGCACGCTGCTCGATGCAACCTTCGGTCCGATGATTATGGTCGGTCTTGGCGGCATCACCACCGAATTGTTCAGGGATGTGATCTATCGCCCGGCGCCGGTGAGTACGGCGGGAGCGTCCGCGATGCTGGATGCGCTGAAGGCGGCCCCGCTGCTCCATGGATTCCGCGGCGCGCCGAAGGCCGACGTTGCAGCGCTGGCGCAATTGATTTCGCAGATTTCGCTGCTTGCGGCGCAGCACGCCGGGGAGATTTCGGAAATCGAGATCAATCCGGCGCTGGTGCATCCGGAAGGCCAGGGCGTGACCATCGTGGATGCGCTGGTAGTGGGAAGGAAGTAG
- a CDS encoding BlaI/MecI/CopY family transcriptional regulator, producing MDDSLPELGDLEREVMQLVWANAPVTAEAVRERLSRRLKESTVRTVLRRLEDKGYTTHTVDGRTYVYHAAEPRGRVAAKAVQRIVDWFCNGSVEEVLVGMVDTAMLDQRQLRLLADQVAKAKERATTKGGKK from the coding sequence ATGGACGACAGCCTGCCCGAACTGGGTGACCTCGAGCGTGAGGTAATGCAACTGGTTTGGGCCAACGCGCCCGTAACGGCCGAGGCCGTGCGCGAACGGCTCTCGCGCCGGCTCAAGGAATCGACCGTTCGCACCGTGCTGCGACGGCTCGAAGACAAGGGCTACACCACGCACACGGTGGATGGGCGAACCTATGTCTACCACGCGGCCGAGCCGCGCGGACGGGTGGCGGCCAAGGCGGTCCAGCGCATCGTCGACTGGTTCTGCAACGGCTCCGTCGAAGAGGTCCTGGTCGGCATGGTGGATACGGCCATGCTCGACCAGCGGCAGTTGCGCCTGCTGGCCGACCAGGTTGCGAAGGCCAAAGAGAGGGCGACGACGAAGGGAGGGAAGAAATGA
- a CDS encoding thermonuclease family protein: MASRVISPTALRSRRCVAALVGLALLSAIGPAMSAACSFEPPGEGRVAAVIDLRTFRLEDGREIRLAGIEPAGPDRAKGAAALSAILMGRDVTLRGADDTPDRYGRQPGFVFLVGSETPIQTELLSRGEALVAADATDKDCASALVAAEAEARGAKRGTWADPTAIKNAESPGDILAGIGRFTVVEGKVLSVRQAGATTYLNFGRNWTRDFAVTISRRMMPAFEAAGLAPKSLENKRIRVRGFVEARGGPRIEVLRVGQIEMLGGN, from the coding sequence ATGGCAAGCCGCGTGATCAGCCCTACGGCCTTGCGTTCCAGGCGATGCGTCGCCGCGCTTGTCGGCCTCGCGCTGCTGAGCGCGATCGGCCCGGCGATGTCGGCGGCCTGTTCCTTCGAGCCGCCGGGCGAGGGCCGGGTCGCCGCCGTGATCGATCTCAGAACCTTTCGGCTCGAGGATGGCCGCGAAATCCGCCTCGCCGGCATCGAGCCGGCCGGCCCGGACAGGGCAAAGGGCGCGGCGGCGCTGTCGGCGATCCTGATGGGGCGCGACGTCACCCTGCGCGGCGCAGACGACACGCCGGACCGCTACGGCCGCCAGCCGGGCTTTGTGTTTCTGGTGGGCTCCGAGACCCCGATTCAAACCGAGCTTTTGAGCCGCGGCGAGGCGTTGGTGGCGGCCGATGCGACCGACAAGGACTGCGCTTCGGCGCTGGTGGCGGCCGAGGCCGAGGCCCGCGGGGCCAAAAGGGGAACCTGGGCCGATCCCACCGCCATAAAAAACGCCGAAAGTCCGGGCGATATTTTGGCCGGGATTGGGCGCTTTACGGTTGTCGAGGGCAAGGTACTGTCCGTGCGTCAGGCAGGGGCAACGACCTACCTGAATTTCGGCCGAAACTGGACACGGGACTTTGCTGTGACTATTTCGAGGCGCATGATGCCGGCGTTCGAGGCGGCGGGACTGGCGCCTAAGTCCCTCGAAAATAAGAGGATTCGTGTCCGCGGCTTTGTCGAGGCGCGGGGTGGGCCCCGAATCGAGGTGCTCCGGGTGGGGCAAATTGAAATGCTCGGCGGGAATTAG
- a CDS encoding VOC family protein, which translates to MEINGIAHIFLTASNFERSREFYRKLLPFLGLTPVIDTETTYYCVGGRTAVGISAPSSEHAGAAFEQKRVGLHHLCFRARERADIDELHGFLCSLDVKIIRAPREDQWAPGYYSLLFEDPDGIRLELNHVPGKGLLG; encoded by the coding sequence ATGGAGATCAACGGCATCGCGCATATTTTTCTCACCGCTTCGAATTTCGAGCGCTCGCGCGAGTTCTATCGCAAGCTATTGCCGTTTCTCGGTCTGACGCCGGTGATCGATACCGAGACGACCTATTACTGCGTCGGCGGACGCACCGCGGTTGGCATCAGCGCGCCGTCGTCGGAGCACGCGGGTGCCGCGTTCGAGCAAAAGCGCGTCGGCCTGCATCATCTGTGTTTCCGCGCCCGCGAGCGCGCCGATATCGACGAATTGCACGGCTTTCTGTGTTCGCTCGACGTCAAGATCATTCGCGCGCCGCGCGAGGATCAATGGGCGCCGGGCTATTACTCGCTGCTGTTCGAAGACCCCGATGGTATCAGGCTCGAACTCAATCACGTGCCGGGCAAGGGGCTGTTGGGGTGA
- a CDS encoding M48 family metalloprotease: MGRFQTASSTPSVSPAKPNRTVAQTPASEREHERILTSYGGAYDDPKLEALITKTVERLVAASDRPDQAYKVTILNSGAVNAFALPTGQLYVTRGLIALASDTSELSSVLSHEMAHVLAKHASIREDQARQAAVVTRVVTDMSNDPDLTALALAKTKLTMASFSRQQEFEADGIGVGISARAHFDPYGASRFLTSMERNAALKAGKTSLDPRTQDFLSSHPATPERVANAQANARQYTSPEGGERDRETYLAAIDNIVYGEDPSEGFVRGRRFLHPKLGFTFAAPDTFTLDNTAQAVIGVREGGTQAMRFDVVRVPAEQTLADYLNSGWMEGVDKASTEDLTINGFPAASAAAHGDAWQFKVYALRFGSDVYRFIFAAKQKTTESERNARETVNSFRRLTLDEIQAARPLRIKVITVQPGDTVESLSHRMAGVDRPAERFRVLNGLDTHAQVKPRDRVKIVVD; the protein is encoded by the coding sequence ATGGGCCGGTTTCAGACGGCCTCGTCGACCCCCTCGGTGTCGCCGGCGAAGCCGAACCGCACGGTGGCGCAAACGCCCGCGAGCGAGCGCGAGCATGAGCGCATCCTCACCTCCTACGGCGGCGCCTATGACGATCCGAAGCTGGAAGCTTTGATCACCAAGACCGTCGAGCGGCTGGTCGCCGCCTCCGATCGTCCCGACCAGGCCTACAAGGTGACGATCCTCAATTCCGGCGCGGTCAACGCGTTCGCGCTGCCGACCGGCCAGCTTTACGTGACGCGCGGCCTGATCGCGCTGGCCAGCGATACCTCCGAATTGTCGTCGGTGCTGAGCCACGAGATGGCGCATGTGCTGGCCAAGCACGCCTCGATCCGCGAAGACCAGGCGCGGCAGGCCGCGGTGGTGACCCGCGTCGTCACCGACATGAGCAACGATCCGGATCTGACCGCGCTGGCCTTGGCGAAAACCAAGCTGACGATGGCGAGCTTCTCGCGCCAGCAGGAATTTGAGGCCGACGGCATCGGCGTCGGCATTTCGGCGCGCGCGCATTTCGATCCCTATGGCGCGTCGCGCTTCCTGACCTCGATGGAGCGCAACGCCGCGCTGAAGGCCGGCAAGACCTCGCTCGATCCGCGCACGCAGGACTTCCTGTCCTCGCATCCGGCAACCCCGGAGCGGGTGGCGAACGCGCAAGCCAACGCCCGGCAATACACTTCGCCCGAAGGCGGCGAGCGCGACCGCGAGACTTATCTCGCGGCGATCGACAACATCGTCTATGGCGAAGACCCCTCAGAAGGCTTTGTTCGCGGCCGCAGATTCCTGCATCCCAAACTCGGCTTCACCTTCGCAGCGCCCGATACGTTCACGCTGGACAACACCGCGCAGGCCGTGATCGGCGTGCGCGAGGGCGGCACCCAGGCGATGCGCTTCGACGTGGTGCGGGTGCCGGCGGAACAGACGCTCGCCGATTATCTCAACTCGGGCTGGATGGAAGGCGTCGACAAGGCGTCGACGGAAGATCTCACCATCAACGGGTTCCCGGCGGCCTCCGCCGCCGCGCATGGCGACGCCTGGCAGTTCAAGGTCTATGCGCTGCGCTTCGGCAGCGACGTCTACCGGTTCATCTTCGCCGCCAAGCAGAAGACCACCGAGAGCGAGCGCAACGCGCGCGAGACCGTGAATTCGTTCCGCCGCCTGACGCTCGACGAAATCCAGGCCGCGCGCCCGCTGCGCATCAAGGTCATCACCGTGCAGCCCGGCGACACCGTGGAATCGCTGTCGCACCGCATGGCCGGCGTCGATCGCCCGGCGGAACGCTTCCGCGTCCTGAACGGCCTCGACACCCACGCCCAGGTCAAGCCGCGCGACCGCGTCAAGATCGTGGTGGATTGA
- a CDS encoding enoyl-CoA hydratase/isomerase family protein — protein MTKYTDIGVEKHGHVGLIEIRKPPLNFFDVALINQIADALEEFDKDIEIRASVLAAQGKAFCAGANFGDPARQEQEEKAKSDPASNLPINHLYVQAVRIFRNKKPIVAAVHGAAIGGGLGLAVSADFRVTCPEARFAANFTKLGFHPGFGLTATLPELVGKNNAELIFYTSRRVTGEEATRMGLANVCVPQDQVRAEAMKLAAEIAECSPLGLISTRATMRAGLADRVLAATNHELVEQTKLRATEDFKEGVKATAERRVANFRGR, from the coding sequence ATGACCAAATATACTGATATCGGCGTCGAGAAGCACGGCCACGTCGGCCTGATCGAAATCCGAAAACCCCCGCTGAACTTCTTCGACGTCGCGCTGATCAACCAGATCGCCGATGCGCTGGAAGAATTCGACAAGGACATCGAGATCCGCGCCTCGGTGCTCGCCGCCCAAGGCAAGGCGTTCTGCGCCGGCGCCAATTTCGGTGACCCCGCGCGGCAGGAGCAGGAGGAGAAGGCCAAATCCGATCCGGCATCGAACCTGCCGATCAACCATCTCTACGTCCAGGCCGTCCGCATCTTCCGCAACAAGAAGCCGATCGTCGCGGCCGTGCATGGCGCGGCCATCGGCGGCGGCCTCGGCCTTGCGGTATCGGCCGACTTCCGCGTCACCTGCCCGGAAGCGCGCTTTGCCGCGAACTTTACAAAACTCGGTTTTCATCCGGGCTTCGGCCTGACGGCGACGCTTCCCGAACTGGTCGGCAAGAACAATGCGGAACTGATTTTCTACACCAGCCGCCGCGTCACCGGCGAAGAGGCGACGAGGATGGGCCTCGCCAATGTCTGCGTGCCGCAGGATCAGGTGCGCGCCGAAGCGATGAAGCTTGCAGCCGAGATCGCCGAATGCTCGCCGCTCGGCCTGATCTCGACCCGCGCCACCATGCGCGCCGGCCTCGCCGACCGCGTGCTCGCCGCCACCAACCACGAACTCGTCGAGCAAACAAAACTGCGCGCGACCGAGGATTTCAAGGAAGGCGTCAAGGCCACCGCCGAGCGCCGCGTCGCGAATTTCCGCGGGCGGTGA